The following proteins come from a genomic window of Mammaliicoccus sp. Marseille-Q6498:
- the rocF gene encoding arginase — translation MKKSIEVIGAPTAFGQRKLGVNFGPNALRYAGLIERIKKIGHEVIDKGNVVSPEINMEKYKSEQKGLRNLEEVITFSNSLYEKVSETKKRGHFPLILGGDHSLSIGSIAGISEHYENLGVIWYDAHGDLNTLDSSPSGNIHGMPLRALIGEGDESLINIGGYKNKVKPENIVLIGMRDLDEGEKEYIKEVGIRTYTMADIDRLGMSTVISETIDYLKDKTDGVHLSLDVDALDPVETPGTGTTVPGGVTYRESHLAMEMLHESNLIVSADLVEVNPLIDDCNKTAHQAIGLMGSFFGEKLL, via the coding sequence ATGAAAAAAAGCATTGAAGTTATAGGTGCACCAACTGCATTTGGTCAACGTAAATTAGGAGTAAATTTTGGACCGAACGCATTAAGATATGCAGGTCTAATTGAAAGAATAAAAAAAATTGGTCATGAAGTTATAGATAAGGGGAATGTTGTATCTCCTGAAATAAATATGGAAAAATATAAAAGCGAACAAAAAGGATTAAGAAATTTAGAAGAAGTGATTACTTTTTCAAATAGTCTATATGAAAAAGTGAGTGAAACGAAAAAAAGAGGGCATTTCCCATTAATTCTTGGTGGTGATCATTCGTTATCAATAGGATCAATTGCAGGGATAAGTGAACATTATGAGAATCTAGGTGTGATTTGGTATGATGCACATGGAGATTTAAATACACTTGATTCATCACCGAGCGGTAATATTCACGGTATGCCTCTTAGAGCTTTGATTGGAGAAGGCGACGAATCTTTAATCAATATTGGTGGTTATAAAAATAAAGTTAAACCAGAGAATATAGTACTAATAGGTATGAGAGATTTAGATGAAGGTGAGAAGGAATACATTAAAGAAGTAGGTATTCGTACATACACTATGGCAGATATTGATAGACTTGGTATGAGTACTGTTATTTCTGAAACAATTGATTACTTAAAGGATAAAACAGATGGCGTACATCTTTCATTAGACGTAGATGCATTAGATCCTGTGGAAACACCTGGTACTGGTACAACTGTTCCAGGAGGCGTAACTTACAGAGAAAGTCATTTAGCTATGGAAATGCTACATGAATCCAATTTAATCGTTTCTGCTGATTTAGTTGAAGTAAATCCATTGATAGATGATTGTAATAAGACCGCTCATCAAGCAATTGGTTTAATGGGCTCTTTCTTTGGAGAAAAGTTATTATAA